AAGTTGTTTACTAGCATCTTTTATTGTTTTTCTTTACCACTTAATTTTATGGATTACTAAGAAAAAACCTGATTCAGGTGGAGGTTGCGCTTAGAGATCTCATACTTTCTGACTATGCAAAAAAGAACAATGTGAACACATCCGCACTGACGCAGTCTGAAATCCGTGACATAATACTTGGTGCAGAGATTGCTCCACCCTCACAGCAGAGACAACAGATTGCTGAAATCGAGAAACAGGTTCGTATTTGCTCGAATGTGCTGCTTGGAACTCTATTCCTTACTTTTGTCTTCAAAATGGTTTTCTCTGTCTGTAGGCCAAAGAAGCTAGTCAATTAACGGCCGTTACAACCAGGACAACAAATGTGCATGGTGATGAGCTTATAGTCACCACTACTAGCCCATACGAGCAGCAAGCATTTGGTTCCAAGACCGACTGGCGAGTGAGGGCTATTTCAGCTACAAATCTTTATCTTCGTGTTAATCACATTTATGTGAACTCAGATGACATCAAGGTACTAAAGCTGAACTTATAATATTTATCATCTTAAACCTACAATTTCAAATGTTTATTGCAATAAACTGGTTTTTCAATCAACAGGAGACTGGATACACTTACATCATGCCCAAGAACATATTGAAGAAGTTTATCTGCATAGCGGATCTGAGAACTCAGATTTCTGGTTACCTGTACGGGTTGAGCCCCCAAGATAACCCACAAGTGAAGGAGATCCGTTGCATTGTCATGCCACCCCAATGGGGGACACATCAGCAGGTCCATCTACCATCAGCGCTACCTGAGCACGACTTCTTGAATGACTTGGAGCCTCTGGGATGGATGCACACACAACCTAATGAGCTTCCTCAACTATCTCCACAGGTTAATATTCCtacttttgtttcttcttctatTTTGCAATGTGATTCTAAGAATCGTGTTCATGTTTCTGCATTTGTTCCCCTGCAGGATCTGACAGCCCATTCTCGGGTACTGGAGAACAATAAGCAGTGGGATGGAGAGAAGTGCATTATTTTGACCTGCAGCTTCACTCCGGGATCCTGTTCCTTGACTGCATACAAGTTAACCCCATCAGGTTACGAATGGGGTCGAGTCAACAAGGACACTGGAAGCAACCCCCATGGTTATCTACCAACACACTACGAGAAAGTGCAGATGCTTCTCAGCGATCGTTTCTTGGGATTCTACATGGTAATACATGTTTCTATTCAGTCTGTTCTCTAACTTAGGATAACATCCCATTTGTCTTGAACCCAAACAACGATGTCAATCTCAGGTCCCTGACAATGGTCCTTGGAACTACAATTTCATGGGAGTGAAGCACACCGCAAGCATGCGATACGGTGTAAAGCTGGGAACGCCAAGGGATTACTACCACGAGGATCACCGGCCGACCCATTTCCTGGAGTTTAGTAATCTGGAAGAGGGGGATGCTGCAGAGGCAGACAGGGAGGATACCTTTACATAGTGAGACTGTTGTACGACTTTGTACTGAGTTAGATGTATGTATCAGACTGAGATGATGATGCTACCTTTTCTTCATGTTGTCCTGGAAATTATAGACATTAATTTCTTGATGCATCCTTTGCTTTTGCTTTATACTCGGCGTCGTAGGTAAAAAGGAGGCTACGTCCCTGATATGATGTTCTTATTCTATTCTCGTGTATTGTATTATTGTTATTGAGTTTTCAGTCAACTCTTTTTTGGTTTTGGTCGACATAATGATAAAAGATTTGTAATTTTAGAATACGAATTGTATACGATAATTGTTATTTAGGAGACACGAAGGTAATTGATGACGAAAGCAACCGGTTCGTCTATTTGCTAAGCATTTAAACCCATTTAGAAGTGGCTCAGGTCAGTCTCGTTCGGAGCAAACCGAGGCCGGTGGAGGAAAGCCATGAAGGCCTCCGTGCCCCTTCTTGCAGTCATCGTCCTCGCCCTCGCTCTCGCTCTCCTTCTAATCTCCTCCCGATTCAACCCTTCCCCCTCTCCAAAATCCCTCCTTTCCTCGAGCCCTACGTTCCATTCCGCCCCCCGCCTCAAGGTCTTCGTCGCCGACCTTCCCCGCTCCCTCAACTACGGCCTCCTCGACGAGTACTGGGCGCTCTCTACCCCAGACTCCCGGATCGGCGTCGACCCCGACGCCGGTCTCCGGCCTGCCGTCGCCGCTGCGGCGCCCTGGAAGCCCTACCCGGAGAATCCTCTCATCAAGCAGTACAGCGCTGAGTACTGGCTGCTGGGGGACCTCGAGACGCCCAGCGGGCGGAGGGGGAGCTCGTTCGCCGAGAGGGTGTACGACCTGGACCGCGCCGACGTGGTGTTCGTGCCGTTCTTTGCCACGCTGAGCGCGGAGATGGAGCTCGGGTGGGGGAGGAAAGGCGGGTTCTTGAAAAAGGAGGGGAACGAGGATTACAGGCGGCAGAGGGAGGCGGTGGATCGGATCAGGGAATCGGAGGCGTGGAGGAGATCCGGCGGGCGGGATCACGTGTTCGTCTTGACTGGTAAGGGTTCTTGATGTAAGTGCGATCTTTCAGTGCATTATTAGATCATCCAACCTTCTGCTTCCTTTGTGCCCTCGATTGCTGTAGCTATTGTTTTCAACACTAAAATTGCAAGAGAAATGATTAGCTTAGGTGTCTGGCGAATCAAGTGTCACTATGACAAGTAACGCACTGAGAGGTGCGAATAGAAGGGTTCGTCTCAGCATCTGGGTGACGCCTGCTTCGATTGGCAGTGTGTGTGAATATCTATTGCGTTTTGTTGCGCTTCAACTACTGTTGCATTAGCTTCTTATGCCTCAGTCTCTGGATTGTCAGGTTGTGTTAAAACTTGGGGCTTTCTTTGGCAGATCCGGTAGCTACTTGGCACGTGAGAAGCGAGATAGCTCCTGCTATTCTTCTAGTGGTTGATTTTGGTGGTTGGTACAAGATTGACTCTAAAGAATCTGCCAACTCTTCAAATATGATACATCACACTCAGGTTTCATTGCTCAAAGACGTGATTGTGCCTTACACCCATCTGCTACCTAGATTGCGATTGTCAGAGAATCGGCATAGGCGTAACCTTCTCTACTTCAAAGGGGCTAAACATAGGCACCGGGTTAGTCTTCTTCCTTAAAATTTATTACTCATTATTAAGATATTATAAGATAAGGGCTTTCGCCTTTGAATTGCAACAGCACAACAAATTTTCTGCTTTTGTTCCACTCTAGATTTTTTAATTTGCATGTATATCGCCTAACTTGTGTGCTCATGTAATCTTGTTTATTTATGTATTCTGATGGGGACTATTGTTGCAACCCCCACCTTGTTGGCTAGGGAACAGCAACAGGAATTTAAATGAATTTATTATGGAGCCCCCTCCTTCAAAGAGATATTTAGTGGTCACCGCTTTTCTTCGATCCAGCCACCATCATGTTTTTACATGATATATTGTTTGatttcctttttgcatgaagtaATGAATTTAAAGTACCATAATTTTTAAGGAGAAAGCAGCTGAGTAATGAAATATAACTTGGAAACTGTTTTTTATTCATTGAAGAATTCTGCTGAGTCATGTTAGTAACAGATGCATTACATTTAGAAAATGTTTTTTTGGGTATCTTTTCATCAAgcatatttatttgatttttatcgtTAAACAGCTGCCTGACATCAGACTCAATTATGGTTGTCAAATTATGCTTTAGTTCATTTCTTTGCTTGCCTGTCTGGAACTCCGAAGTCACTGTAGAATTTCCTGAATTACAGTTCATttcctatattttcttttttatcaaaagTGTAAAATTTTTGCTGCAAGTGGGCCTTTTACCAACAAGTAATGTGGAATTGGGGAATACCAATCAAATACCTAAGCTAAGAAAATGTCTACGGAATTGATTGCCTGAATTGTAATATTTACATTCACAATCACTGCCTGATTGGTTACATATTTAGTCACATAGAATATCATCATCTGATTTATGTTTGTTTCTCATTCAAAGTTAACCAATATTAGCAGACATTCTTGTTTGTCATCTTACTGCCTAGCTTGTTAGATGCAATGATGTCTAGCTACATCTATATTAGTTACAAGTTTGTTGCCTTTCTCATGTTATTACTACACTTCGAAGCCATGAAGTTGAATCCTAAATCTTGCATCTATTGCAGGGAGGGTTGGTTCGTGAAAAATTATGGGATTTGTTGGTTAATGAGCCTGGTGTTATCATGGAAGAAGGTTTTCCTAATGCCACCGGTCGTGAGCAGTCGATTAAAGGAATGCGTTCCTCAGAATTTTGTTTGCATCCCGCAGGAGATACCCCCACCTCATGTCGCCTCTTTGATGCCATTCTTAGTCTTTGTATACCAGTCATCGTCAGTGATGAAATCGAGCTCCCATTTGAAGGAATGATAGACTACTCAGATTTCTCAGTTTTTGTGCCTGTCAGCAAAGCATTGCAACCGAAGTGGCTAGTAAATTACTTGAGGAGTATTTCTGAACAGCGTAAACGAAGATATCGCCTGAATATGGCACAAGTTCAGCCTGTTTTTGAGTATGATAACGGCAATCCTGGTGGCATAGGACCTGTTCCTCCTGTTGGTGCGGTGAACCACATTTGGAGAAAGATCTATCAGAAGGTACCGATAATTAGGGAAGCAATAATCCGGGAAAAGCGAAAACCCGAAGGTGTTTCAATCCCACTGCGCTGTCACTGCACTTGATCAGCTGTCTTGCTCCGAGTGTTTGGTTACTGAGCCATCTAACCAAACGATGATCTATTCATTCTCTTGTAACATGTTAATTACATGTAAAGTCTTTTTTTCAGCTGCTCTAAGATCGTCACAAATATGCAGAAACTGGAAATGATTGATAGTAGTTCTATTCTATTCTTATACTACTTCCCGGATCTCATGTTTATCTTGTGTGTGTGTCTGCTCGCTCGTTATACCTTGCTAATACTTGTGAATTATCTTCTTTGTGAATCCAGCAACAGGATCCAAGGGCAGATTCTTGAGGTTAAAGGTATGCATGCATGAACTCAGATATATTTTGCAGGAGCCCTCTTCGCTTACCATTGTCCGCTCAGCTCATCCTCCCCAACTCTTCCTCACGCAAACTTCCTCCGCTCAGACCTCTCCATCCAAGGCCAGATTATCGAGGTTAGAGGTAAGCAGCCCAACAGCAACAGGAAGAGATTGGGCGAGAAGTCCACTAAGGTAAGCTCATCTAGGATTCAAGATTGTTGTGTTTGATGAATAGTGACTAATAGTTATCCTTTTTTTTAGTCAATATGATGTGTATAACATAtcgaaatattatttaaaattgttATAATAGTCATCTTTTTTAGCATCATAATTGGATGGTCAAGCATTTACTTCATGAAGAGTGGACAATGGCGACCAGTCGAGCAGCTTCGCTGTGAACAAGCTTCTCTTTTCACGTTTATGTCGTCGAACACATTGTCGAATATGTTATtatgaagaaaaatatgttattattgtTGATGTTTCACTGTGTTTTAAGCAGCAGTTCTACAGCTTGTTGAGAAGCACGAAGGTTTATACTACACTTACTGAGAAAGCCGAGGGCTCCCCTTCCCCTCTCACGGACGACTGTGACTGGAATTGCTGCTTCCATGAGACAATCTCCTTAGGGCAGAGGCCACCAAGTTCCTTCTGGTGGCGAAAAAGCCCGCCCGCTTCTTCTTACCCGGCCACCTGCCCTGACTGCCCACACCATCGACCAGAGGACGTGGCAGCTCGCTGCCGCCTATAGCCGCCGCTATACCAAATTCCTCCAAGGCACTCCCCTCCTCCGTTGCCTCCTGTTGCTGGTCGTTGGTCGACCCGTCGTTGACCTCCAGGTTGACCGCCAACTTCCCGTGTCTGCTCGCCACCAGCCGATCCGCGCAATCTGGCGTCACTCCGGAGCACCTCTTCACCGTCATCTTCACCAGCTTTGGGCACCCCGCGGCGAGAGCCTCCATCCCTTGGTCGGACACCGGGCATTCCTTGATGCAGAGCTTCTTCAGAGACGTGCACTTGGAGGCAATGCAGGCGACCTCGGCATCCCCAATGGTCTCGCTGCCGCAGAGAGCTAGGCGCTCCAAGCTGCCGCAGTTGCTTGCTATGAGCTCCAAGCTCCGGTACGTGGGATCGAGCCCAGCGAGGACCAGTTCTCCGAGGCCGGTGCATCGCTGTGCCACGGCCTGGAGGCCCACGTCGCCGATACTGTTCGCCTTCCAGCCGTCGATGTGGAGCTTGCGGAGGCGGTGGCAGCGGTCCGCGATGGTGGCGAGGCCTGCGTCGGTGCACTCCGGCGTCTTGACGAGGCGGAGGATCTCGAGATCGATGCAGCCGGACAGGGCGGTGAGACCGCTGTCGGTCACCTGCAGCCTCTCCAGGTGTATCTCAACGATCAAGGGGACCTTAACGGCTATGTCCTGCAGGAGCGGATCCCAGTCGCCGGAGCAGCGGATGAGCTTGAGCGTCTTGAGGTTTGGGGATCCGGCAATGAATGGCGCGAAGCACTGTCCGTTGTACAGGTCCTCAAGGCAGAGGGAGCGGAGTGAAGCGGCACCGGCGACGAGATCGGCGGTGGCGGAGGGGTCGTGGAGACCGCGGAGGCGCTTGATGGAGAGGTCTTCCAGGAGGGGACACCCGCGGAGGACGACGTCGATGCCCCTGGCGCCAAAGGTGCAGGAGCTGACGGAGAGCTCGCGGAGGCCCGGGCAGTGACGGGCAATGGCTTCCATGCCGGCCACGGTGAGTGCGCGGCAGGCACGGAGCTTGAGGCTGACCAGGCCGGGGAAGCTCACCGCGACGAGGGCGAGGGCCTCGTCACCGATGCTGTCGTGGCGGCGGCCGCACTGAAGGGCAAGCCTGGAGACGCCATCGAAGCGGCCAAATATGGCGGGCGCCACATCGGACAGTGCAGCGCGGGCGTCGAGGGAGAGGCTGCGGCGGCTGCAGCTTTCCACGGCGAGCCACCGCCGGCACACCAGGGAGCAGCTCTTTCGGTCGCCGGAGCCGAGGGACTGGAAGACGAGAGCAAGACACTCGTCGGGGAGGCCAGCGGTGTAGTCCCTCGTCAACGAGACGCCTCCCATTGCCGGAGGCGCGTCGGTGAGGCGGCTGGAGGCGGATTGGCCCATGCACAGCGACGGAGAGGCAACTGTTAGCGGACCTGCCGGCGTATCCAAGATTTCGATGATTGGGGCTCGACGTAGTCCGCCGCTGTTGTGGGGTTTATAAACCGTGAGCGTGAAGTGGATCGAAAGCgatgacggagagagagagagagagagagagagagatggacgcGTCAAAGGGAGAGTGCGCGTAGAGACCATAGACTGCGACGACAAGAAGCGTGCATCCACGCGGTAGTAAGATGCTATCGCACAGCAGATGAAGAGCTCAGATTAGACTTCTCCCTTTTTGACTGTTCATAAGGGGCAGTCGCAACACGCAGCGGTACTCTCTACTCGATTTGAGATCAGCTACTACAACACGTACGGGTCACCGGCTCTCTCCAAAGGAGAACACAACTCCTCCATCCAAGAAGATTCCGAGGAACTGCTTCCAGGTTTGCCATGCAGAGGACGAAACGTAACGAGTTCGCCAAAGGCTATGTcagtgcagagagagagagagagagagagagagagagagagcatactTTTTGGCTGCAACCAACGATCGAGCACTTGATCTGTAAGAGCCACGCAAAGGTGATCCAGTTTCCAGCATCTCATTGGACCTCTAATCTTTTGCCAAGAGACCATTGGATCCAAACGCAGATGAAGCGTTGTGGAAGTCGCCGTCGCAGACTGGTGTGTGGTGGAGTCATCCTCCATTTCAGCTTTCTACCTCTCGTTTGTGGTCCACTGAAACACAAAGTCGTCTTCCGCTCCCACAGTCGCAGCGATCTCCGGCGTAGTTGGTCGTGGTGGAACTTGTCATCAACGACTGGTCTATGTGAGTGACAGTGATTCGTGCGTTGCCCCACCAAGACCAAGGCATGTATACCACACCTTTGTTCTGTTCTGGGAATCTGAGGTTGACTGGGTTGGAGCGTTCAGTTTGGTTGGTTCTGCAGTAGGGAATGGACTGTCTAGAAGAGTGGACTGTGACACCGAATGTCAAGTTCAGAAGTCAAATGTTCTTTACGTTGCCTGACGCTCCAAGTTGATCATCATCTTTCAAAACCTGCAAACATTCTCTGGCCtctacaattttttttctttttcttggtatgagaaatatattttcaaaacaatgATGTGGTTGGTTTGGGTCTTTTTCgtgtttgtgtgtgtaggattcaaTTTCTTCTTCGTATCGTTCCAATTTTATCGGATGTCTTCTCAAAAAGACATTAGTAACTTCTTCTTAACCATCCTCTTAGAATTGATACGACTAATAATAATTTACTTAAGATATAGCTTACGATTCGAGACACTACTTTGACAGAAATCTCGAAGTTTCTTCCGAATTAGGAGGATCCATAGGCTCTAATATGATTTCTCATGACTCAAATAGATGAAATAAAGGGTTATCAACTCTTTATGCCTAAATCATTGACCCCGAATGGTAAAACCCAAGTCCATAGTTTGTATAAGTCATTTGAATCGTCATTCACTTTTCATGTGTAACTAAGTTTGAATATTACCGGTTAGGCATTCATTGGTTAGTCATAGTTGTTTGTAATGTATGATTGTATGATGAATGTAGCATCATTAggtaatattattatatgatatgtACCATTCGTATCAATGATACTCTTTTATAGATATTATGTACATGCATAATGTAACTGATCTTTATAAACGATGTTTATTTATTCAGTATATTATTACTTGTTATAATtgaattcttctttttcttcctaataGGCATTTGtgcttattttattctttttttttatgatcgtAACCGATTATAATAAAAGCAATTCCTAATATAGATTCCATATGATATTTGGAGAAGCATTAAAACAGAGCTCAGTTTGAGCATTTAATTCGCAATTAGTATTATTACATCGAGCGGGTTTTAGAAAaaccttctctctctttttttttttttttactttctaaaAGATGATCcctcatttttctttcctttttttcttcccATGAAGTGTTTCTCATTTCATGAAATCTCATAAACATTTCTTGTTATCATTCATTTTCATtatgatagcaaataagattttcttaactatatgaggaaatctctctattttatTGAGAGAAATCATCtaatctgttgagggaaatcctccctcataatctgtataaatatgaGATGGACATGTACATTTTCTAACACATGGTGGCTGCTTTTGTCCAATCACTTTCACCCCATTGGTTGCGAATTGAACTAGGAGGACAGTGATGAACTTCATAATATCATAAATGATATGTTCATGTTTTCAacttttgatattaaaatatatttttttaaaaaatattattcttagtGATctatgaaatattgattgagcATACATAAATATTAATGTTTATTTTAAACATAGCACAATAAGCTAAAGTATGTTAGTGGACTTGAATAtattaagttatgataataagcataCATATAATAACTAGAAGTAACGATTAAATTTTAATTAGTCTTAAataaatcttaaagtttaaataaGTTTGATCATGATTAACATAAAGAATTTTGAGTTTTTAACATTATGTATATAGAGGATGATAAGGTGCTTAGACATGAatggaataatatatatatatatatatatatatatatatatatatatatatatatataaatcaaagAGGAgtgttataaatataaataagattaaatgatGAGTTTAGATCAAAAGTACCATATTTGTTTAACCAAATTAAATTCAATTGAAGTTGTTGCAATATTAGAATTatattaatagaaaaaaaaaattgaaatgggACCGAATGAAATTGAACCCTAGATCTCAAGATAACCTCTTAAGACATCTCATGACTCTTTGCTCTAAGTTTAATAGATGTATTACTTCATAACACACTCGATTATTAAGGTAcctaatcttttatttatatttttataatgagtttaatcaaataaatataagtttaattcattaaaaaataaCTATCGTATACATAATGTAGTTTGGAAAATATGTTTCGAATGATATGTTTGTCATGAgcaaaatatgaatatatataatttgtaaatataaaaaatatgaattacaataaaaatatcttgtatgcatacatatataataaTGTCCGGTGTGTAAGTGCAATGCATGTATATGCTATGACAAGTGGTGCGGAAACACACATGTATTATGACATACGGTGTAAAagaatacatatatattatgacatacgGTTTGAGAATGcttatatatgttatgatatgaaGTATAAAACTTGATGAATTTACTATATTTCCTATatataagtattttaaattatttttacataGAATTTTATCTCCTTATTATTATGTATATACTATGTATAGAGTTATGCTCGCTAAAGAAATCATAGGATAAGTTGTTTATcgttaaatatattataataataattttaaaatattatatacatgatATAATGTATGATCACCTGAATAAATATTTATACTTACTGAGTGATTACTTAttatagataatattttataagtaAATATACTAGTACCTCATCCAAGTGATTGGGTAGGGAAGTGAGCATATGCAAGCCTCACCTATGGTCATATTATGTATATAATTTTTGgtcatgttatgtgtgtgtgtttttctttgattaaatattataattatgtacAGGTGTCAAAATACTGTGTATagaaattttatcattttatttagtaagttaacatgttttaattttaagattgtcTACTTTCTGTTAGACTCTTATCGATAGcagtaatgaaaataaaaatatgacatcaTATTTTATTCATGCATATAGGATATAGGTGGAATTAAAAGTAGGGTATTACATTAAAGTAGGGTATTACATTAGCGCACTAGCATTGAGTGCCCAAGCATCGATGTTGGCTCACTCGCATACTCCACAACTATAATCCGTTACTTTCGCCTCTCATCGTCACTCAATCAAAGGAGTAAAGCAACTCTAGAGGAGTCGAAGTTGATGAGAACGACAACATACCTTCCATGTGGCCTGGCTAGGCAAAGTAGCTCGTTGTCATTGATTGATTAGGTGAGGTTGCAAGCGAAACTAGTGGGAAGGAGAGAGAAGGTCACAAGGATTGTGGAAGACA
This Musa acuminata AAA Group cultivar baxijiao chromosome BXJ1-2, Cavendish_Baxijiao_AAA, whole genome shotgun sequence DNA region includes the following protein-coding sequences:
- the LOC135598266 gene encoding probable arabinosyltransferase ARAD1, with amino-acid sequence MKASVPLLAVIVLALALALLLISSRFNPSPSPKSLLSSSPTFHSAPRLKVFVADLPRSLNYGLLDEYWALSTPDSRIGVDPDAGLRPAVAAAAPWKPYPENPLIKQYSAEYWLLGDLETPSGRRGSSFAERVYDLDRADVVFVPFFATLSAEMELGWGRKGGFLKKEGNEDYRRQREAVDRIRESEAWRRSGGRDHVFVLTDPVATWHVRSEIAPAILLVVDFGGWYKIDSKESANSSNMIHHTQVSLLKDVIVPYTHLLPRLRLSENRHRRNLLYFKGAKHRHRGGLVREKLWDLLVNEPGVIMEEGFPNATGREQSIKGMRSSEFCLHPAGDTPTSCRLFDAILSLCIPVIVSDEIELPFEGMIDYSDFSVFVPVSKALQPKWLVNYLRSISEQRKRRYRLNMAQVQPVFEYDNGNPGGIGPVPPVGAVNHIWRKIYQKVPIIREAIIREKRKPEGVSIPLRCHCT
- the LOC135598261 gene encoding F-box protein SKIP2-like; its protein translation is MVSTRTLPLTRPSLSLSLSLSPSSLSIHFTLTVYKPHNSGGLRRAPIIEILDTPAGPLTVASPSLCMGQSASSRLTDAPPAMGGVSLTRDYTAGLPDECLALVFQSLGSGDRKSCSLVCRRWLAVESCSRRSLSLDARAALSDVAPAIFGRFDGVSRLALQCGRRHDSIGDEALALVAVSFPGLVSLKLRACRALTVAGMEAIARHCPGLRELSVSSCTFGARGIDVVLRGCPLLEDLSIKRLRGLHDPSATADLVAGAASLRSLCLEDLYNGQCFAPFIAGSPNLKTLKLIRCSGDWDPLLQDIAVKVPLIVEIHLERLQVTDSGLTALSGCIDLEILRLVKTPECTDAGLATIADRCHRLRKLHIDGWKANSIGDVGLQAVAQRCTGLGELVLAGLDPTYRSLELIASNCGSLERLALCGSETIGDAEVACIASKCTSLKKLCIKECPVSDQGMEALAAGCPKLVKMTVKRCSGVTPDCADRLVASRHGKLAVNLEVNDGSTNDQQQEATEEGSALEEFGIAAAIGGSELPRPLVDGVGSQGRWPGKKKRAGFFATRRNLVASALRRLSHGSSNSSHSRP